The Anabaena sphaerica FACHB-251 genome includes a window with the following:
- the petA gene encoding cytochrome f, whose protein sequence is MRNARTPARLTRAAKVMLNTLLIAIATVTFFFTSDFARPQTAAAYPFWAQATYPETPREPTGRIVCANCHLAAKNTEVEVPQSVLPDTVFKAIVKIPYDTSVQQVGADGSKVGLNVGAVLMLPEGFKIAPEDRIPEEMKEEIGETPFQSYSEDKENIVIVGPLPGEEYQEIVFPVLSPNPATDKNIHFGKYSVHVGGNRGRGQVYPTGEKSNNNIYNASAAGTISKIAKTEDEDGNVKYVVSITTASGEVVNDTVPAGPELIVSEGQTVASGDALTVNPNVGGFGQKDAEIVLQDSSRVAWMVAFICLVMLAQVMLVLKKKQVEKVQAAEMNF, encoded by the coding sequence ATGAGAAACGCCCGTACACCTGCGAGGTTAACTCGCGCTGCTAAAGTAATGTTAAATACATTACTTATAGCGATCGCTACCGTGACATTTTTCTTCACCAGCGATTTCGCCCGACCCCAAACTGCTGCTGCTTATCCCTTCTGGGCGCAAGCCACCTATCCTGAAACCCCCCGCGAACCGACAGGACGGATCGTTTGCGCTAACTGTCACTTAGCCGCAAAAAATACAGAAGTAGAAGTACCCCAATCAGTATTACCTGATACCGTATTTAAAGCGATCGTCAAAATCCCCTACGATACCAGCGTACAGCAAGTAGGTGCTGATGGTTCTAAAGTCGGTTTAAACGTTGGTGCTGTATTGATGTTACCCGAAGGCTTCAAGATTGCGCCAGAAGACCGCATTCCTGAAGAAATGAAGGAAGAAATCGGTGAGACTCCCTTCCAAAGCTACAGCGAAGACAAAGAAAATATCGTCATCGTTGGACCCTTACCAGGTGAAGAATATCAAGAAATCGTCTTCCCTGTGCTTTCACCTAACCCCGCTACCGACAAAAATATCCACTTTGGCAAATATTCCGTTCATGTTGGCGGTAACAGAGGACGTGGACAAGTTTACCCCACAGGTGAAAAGAGCAATAACAACATTTACAACGCTTCTGCTGCTGGCACAATCAGCAAGATTGCCAAAACAGAAGATGAAGACGGTAATGTTAAGTATGTAGTTAGCATCACAACCGCATCTGGTGAAGTTGTTAACGATACCGTTCCCGCAGGTCCAGAACTGATTGTTTCTGAAGGACAAACAGTTGCATCTGGTGATGCTCTTACCGTGAATCCCAACGTTGGTGGTTTCGGTCAAAAAGATGCAGAAATCGTCTTACAAGATAGTTCCAGAGTTGCATGGATGGTTGCTTTCATCTGTTTAGTGATGTTGGCACAAGTTATGCTAGTGCTGAAGAAGAAGCAGGTGGAAAAAGTCCAAGCTGCTGAGATGAATTTCTAA
- the petC gene encoding cytochrome b6-f complex iron-sulfur subunit — protein MAQFSESMDVPDMGRRQFMNLLTFGTVTGVALGALYPVVNYFIPPSSGGAGGGATAKDELGNDVSLAKFLESHNVGDRTLVQGLKGDPTYIVVESKEAIADYGINAICTHLGCVVPWNVAENKFKCPCHGSQYDATGKVVRGPAPKSLALAHAKTDNDKIVLTAWTETDFRTGEEPWWS, from the coding sequence ATGGCTCAATTTTCTGAATCAATGGACGTACCCGACATGGGTCGTCGTCAGTTCATGAACCTGCTGACTTTTGGGACTGTCACCGGAGTAGCTCTAGGTGCATTGTATCCTGTTGTCAATTACTTTATCCCTCCTAGCAGCGGTGGTGCTGGTGGTGGTGCAACAGCAAAAGACGAATTGGGTAACGATGTTAGCCTTGCTAAGTTTCTAGAAAGCCATAATGTAGGCGATCGCACCCTAGTACAAGGACTCAAGGGAGATCCTACCTATATTGTGGTGGAAAGCAAAGAAGCGATCGCAGACTATGGCATTAATGCTATTTGCACCCACTTAGGTTGTGTTGTTCCCTGGAACGTAGCAGAGAACAAGTTTAAATGCCCTTGTCACGGTTCCCAGTACGATGCTACTGGTAAAGTTGTCCGCGGACCTGCACCCAAGTCTTTGGCTTTGGCTCATGCCAAAACAGATAACGACAAAATTGTTTTAACCGCTTGGACAGAAACCGACTTCCGCACCGGTGAAGAACCTTGGTGGAGTTAA
- a CDS encoding DUF3067 family protein produces the protein MTGQELRQLLIDKWGYSYDVQFRRTQGKIFLQVMWKYLEQASFPLNEAEYQEHLDSITNYLNALGGTIQVQNFITQTKERPRLGKAVSIPLDLGDRASEWIV, from the coding sequence ATGACAGGACAGGAATTACGTCAACTGTTGATTGATAAATGGGGATACTCTTACGATGTCCAGTTCCGCAGGACGCAGGGGAAGATATTTCTGCAAGTCATGTGGAAATATCTTGAGCAAGCTTCATTCCCTTTAAACGAAGCCGAATACCAAGAGCATCTGGATAGCATCACTAATTATCTCAACGCCTTGGGGGGAACAATTCAAGTACAGAATTTTATTACACAAACAAAAGAGCGTCCCCGTCTAGGCAAAGCTGTTAGTATCCCTCTCGATTTGGGCGATCGCGCATCTGAATGGATAGTATAG
- a CDS encoding M28 family peptidase, giving the protein MKKSVSKSRFQLQIISKPALVRLSVLVAIFLVLSIWGWWMMFWMPKQSYQGQLPPLQPQEIVLEKLLKQDLQKLSVEIGIRNYSQYQKLNNAKDFLITSLHQAGYKVNQQEYKIDNKSYYNIEVEHKGLKKPDEIIIVGGHYDSAFTSPGANDNGTGAVATLELAKIFANKKTNRTIRFVEFTNEEPPFFWTENMGSLVYAKQLHQHNENVLAMLSLETIGYFSDQPGSQQYPFPLDLLYPNQGNFISFIGNINSGDLVKKAVGSFRRHVQFPSQGTALPGWIPGVGWSDQWSFWEQGYPGIMVTDTAPYRYQYYHTDEDTIDKIDFEKLTRVVNGLVNVISDLAT; this is encoded by the coding sequence ATGAAAAAATCTGTCAGTAAAAGTAGATTTCAACTACAAATCATCAGTAAACCTGCCTTAGTTCGCTTGTCTGTACTTGTGGCTATTTTTCTGGTTTTAAGTATCTGGGGTTGGTGGATGATGTTTTGGATGCCAAAACAAAGTTATCAAGGACAACTTCCACCTTTACAACCCCAAGAAATAGTTCTGGAGAAATTGTTAAAACAAGATTTACAAAAGCTATCTGTTGAAATTGGTATTCGTAATTATAGTCAATATCAAAAACTCAATAATGCTAAAGATTTTTTGATAACTTCTTTGCATCAAGCAGGTTACAAAGTCAATCAACAAGAATATAAAATAGACAACAAATCTTATTACAACATTGAAGTTGAACACAAAGGCCTTAAAAAACCAGATGAAATAATTATAGTTGGTGGTCATTATGATTCAGCCTTTACTAGTCCAGGTGCAAATGATAATGGTACAGGTGCAGTAGCAACCCTAGAACTTGCCAAGATTTTCGCCAACAAAAAAACTAACCGCACCATTCGTTTTGTTGAGTTTACCAACGAAGAACCACCTTTTTTCTGGACAGAAAATATGGGAAGTTTGGTATATGCCAAACAGTTGCACCAGCATAATGAGAATGTTTTGGCAATGTTGAGTTTAGAAACAATAGGATATTTTTCCGATCAACCAGGTAGTCAACAATATCCTTTTCCTCTTGATTTATTATATCCTAATCAGGGAAATTTTATCAGCTTTATCGGGAATATAAACTCTGGAGATTTGGTCAAAAAAGCAGTTGGTTCTTTTCGTCGTCATGTCCAGTTTCCCTCTCAAGGAACTGCTCTTCCAGGTTGGATTCCTGGCGTTGGTTGGTCAGATCAATGGTCTTTTTGGGAGCAGGGTTATCCAGGAATTATGGTGACAGATACCGCCCCTTATCGCTATCAATATTATCATACAGATGAAGATACTATAGATAAAATTGACTTCGAGAAACTAACAAGAGTTGTTAATGGTTTAGTAAACGTAATATCTGATTTAGCCACATGA
- a CDS encoding alpha/beta fold hydrolase: MIEYIKTSRLNIAYHSYGESNAPTIILLHGWPDDALTWNAIIPELVNANYRCITPYLRGFGLTHFLDSQTLRSGQLAALAQDIIEFIEALKIGYVHLVGHDWGARIGYNIAALRPDLLHTLTALSVGYGTNNPQQTLSFAQVQQYWYQWFFATERGRQTLAANRNGFIRKLWQFWCPSWNFSDAEFETTAQSFNNPDWVDITIDSYRNRWGFSPNDSEYEAIHQKLMSAPKIDVPTTVLHGGADGATLPETSDNKEQFFLKDYKRFVIPEVGHFIQRESPKTVIEAVLNRVQSIF, from the coding sequence ATGATTGAATATATTAAAACCTCCCGTCTCAATATCGCTTATCACAGCTATGGTGAAAGTAACGCACCAACCATAATTCTTTTACACGGTTGGCCTGATGATGCACTAACTTGGAATGCAATTATTCCTGAATTAGTAAATGCAAACTATCGCTGTATCACCCCATATCTGAGAGGTTTTGGACTTACACATTTTCTTGATTCTCAAACCTTACGTAGCGGACAACTCGCAGCTTTAGCACAAGATATAATTGAGTTTATTGAAGCCTTAAAAATCGGTTATGTACATTTAGTAGGTCACGACTGGGGCGCACGCATTGGTTATAATATTGCTGCCTTACGTCCCGATTTATTACATACTCTCACAGCATTATCCGTAGGTTACGGAACTAATAATCCTCAGCAAACATTATCATTTGCACAGGTGCAACAATATTGGTATCAGTGGTTTTTTGCCACAGAGAGAGGAAGGCAAACCCTAGCAGCAAATAGAAATGGTTTTATCCGCAAACTATGGCAGTTTTGGTGTCCTTCCTGGAATTTTAGTGATGCAGAATTTGAGACAACTGCACAATCATTTAATAACCCAGACTGGGTAGATATTACCATTGATTCATACCGCAATCGTTGGGGATTTTCTCCTAATGATTCTGAATATGAAGCTATTCACCAAAAATTGATGTCTGCACCTAAAATTGATGTACCAACAACGGTATTACATGGAGGTGCTGATGGTGCAACTTTACCAGAAACTAGTGATAATAAAGAACAGTTTTTTTTAAAAGATTATAAAAGATTTGTAATACCAGAAGTTGGGCATTTTATCCAGCGGGAATCACCAAAAACAGTAATTGAAGCTGTTCTTAATCGTGTACAAAGCATATTTTAA
- a CDS encoding opioid growth factor receptor-related protein produces the protein MNKNSLIVPFYSGSSADIRGRMLAEIWQENYDCLEKTHDYIQWLFPLTERSRFNPNAPILTDDDIQSFQNREELRNNLLASLKLMLGFYGLSCQESEDGKVEINIEQSFLERKKIWVHWGNHNHLRITRILRSLYLLGLEVYAQAFFKCLQEIYNLEKGEITKLTFSHWQDAIRG, from the coding sequence ATGAATAAAAATTCTCTAATTGTTCCATTCTATTCAGGAAGCTCTGCTGATATTCGCGGTCGAATGCTTGCAGAGATATGGCAAGAAAATTATGACTGTTTGGAAAAAACTCATGATTATATTCAGTGGTTATTTCCCCTCACAGAAAGGAGTCGTTTTAATCCTAATGCACCGATTTTAACAGATGACGATATTCAAAGTTTTCAGAATAGAGAAGAATTGAGAAATAATTTACTCGCATCTTTAAAATTGATGTTAGGCTTTTATGGCTTGTCATGTCAAGAAAGCGAAGATGGTAAGGTAGAGATTAATATTGAACAATCATTTTTAGAACGTAAAAAAATATGGGTTCATTGGGGAAATCACAACCATTTGCGAATTACTAGAATTTTGAGAAGTTTGTATTTATTGGGTTTAGAAGTATATGCTCAAGCTTTTTTCAAGTGTTTGCAGGAAATATATAATTTAGAAAAAGGTGAAATTACTAAACTTACCTTTTCTCATTGGCAAGATGCAATAAGAGGTTAA
- a CDS encoding DUF2997 domain-containing protein, which yields METLEFIIYPDGRVQEKATGIVGASCAEVTAAIEAQLGQVLSQEPTSEFFATNNNIQESGVVNTQTAFSDW from the coding sequence ATGGAAACATTAGAATTCATAATTTATCCAGACGGTCGGGTACAAGAGAAAGCCACTGGTATTGTGGGGGCTTCTTGTGCTGAAGTGACAGCAGCGATAGAAGCGCAACTAGGGCAAGTGCTAAGTCAGGAGCCAACCTCAGAATTTTTCGCCACCAACAATAATATACAAGAATCTGGAGTGGTGAATACCCAAACCGCTTTTAGCGACTGGTAA
- a CDS encoding DUF1257 domain-containing protein, translating to MSHFSQIKTQIRNLESLQDALSDLGIDWKPGPHEVRGYRGQTHPAEVTIEQENGYDIGFRWNGKEYELVADLQYWQQDLSVDGFLRQVTQRYAYQTVMKETAKVGFQVAEQQKNEDGSIRLVVQRWSA from the coding sequence ATGTCACACTTTAGCCAAATCAAAACTCAAATCCGTAACCTAGAATCCTTACAAGATGCGCTTTCTGACTTGGGTATAGACTGGAAACCAGGACCCCATGAAGTGCGCGGTTATCGAGGTCAAACCCATCCTGCCGAAGTTACCATTGAGCAAGAAAATGGGTATGACATCGGTTTTAGATGGAATGGTAAGGAATACGAATTGGTGGCTGATCTACAATATTGGCAACAAGATTTGTCTGTAGATGGATTTTTACGTCAAGTCACCCAGCGTTATGCTTATCAAACAGTGATGAAAGAAACAGCTAAGGTTGGTTTCCAAGTTGCTGAACAACAAAAAAATGAAGATGGTTCCATTCGTCTAGTAGTACAACGCTGGAGTGCGTAA
- a CDS encoding ferredoxin: MSQLQPLPEDLENNPSGLEPELGGFLRDEPERSGLEPELGGLLRQKGVYVDEITCIGCKHCAHVARNTFYIEPDYGRSRVIRQDGDSEEVIQEAIDTCPVDCIHWVDYTELKNLEEDRRYQVIPVVGYPVDHAVATTEKRRKKQKLKKKQS, translated from the coding sequence ATGTCCCAATTGCAGCCGTTACCAGAAGATTTAGAAAACAATCCTTCCGGTTTAGAGCCAGAACTAGGCGGTTTTTTGCGAGATGAACCAGAACGTTCTGGGTTAGAACCGGAACTGGGCGGACTGCTGCGACAGAAAGGCGTTTATGTAGATGAAATTACTTGTATAGGGTGTAAACATTGCGCCCATGTTGCCCGTAATACCTTTTATATTGAGCCAGATTATGGGCGATCGCGTGTGATTCGTCAAGATGGAGATTCTGAAGAGGTAATTCAAGAAGCTATAGATACCTGTCCTGTTGATTGTATTCACTGGGTTGATTACACCGAACTGAAAAACCTAGAAGAAGACCGCAGATATCAGGTAATTCCCGTCGTGGGTTATCCCGTAGACCATGCTGTAGCTACCACAGAAAAACGACGCAAAAAGCAAAAGTTAAAAAAGAAACAATCATAA
- a CDS encoding DUF4335 domain-containing protein yields the protein MPGSNSVIRRYTPPTCTLEISAQSSPLSRWMGQTVLNQVRFELHFDDPALPEELKVPIHGDRDQLEALCNAVTNYVQQLLHKSADSFCFTSFKSQPSSTTSEQPELKDITPASSPSSKIPNPSSMGILEATIYLESSDNLTHKLYLGSLANPTSGTIIQLTLLQLFDLATALDEYSADVITLPNLKRESSISSLPSWTPIAAMLALAVGLTPLTWQYANSIKQNQQQTAKNPTSTTENAALESSPPLNLTTPQPGVTPPGSSDIMPLPNLDPPPPPVDPSLVKTPLSFPNSTVPDTSGTSQENALTIPQTTKPIIPSNLQIPSTTPSSQQNSTGVISQSGIPFGTGQNLPSGNTSNISSIPDSIITLPDQIPSQIPPKITSQPESQQLNRGATSATKTPAIASDDDLVAKLRATRNAPFPTEVATEENKLFDIPQSAEAREYLQKNWRPPAGFSQTLEYSLMLGVDGSIERILPLNRAAREYIDNTGMPQIGKPFVSTNKAGQNLKLRVVFSPDGKVQTFPETP from the coding sequence ATGCCTGGATCAAATTCTGTCATTCGTCGCTATACTCCCCCCACTTGCACACTAGAAATCTCGGCGCAAAGCTCACCTTTATCCCGTTGGATGGGGCAAACTGTCCTTAATCAAGTGCGTTTTGAACTGCATTTTGATGATCCAGCACTGCCAGAAGAACTCAAAGTACCCATTCATGGCGATCGCGATCAACTAGAAGCTTTGTGTAATGCTGTCACTAACTACGTTCAGCAACTTCTCCACAAATCAGCAGATAGCTTTTGTTTCACTTCCTTCAAATCGCAACCATCAAGCACAACATCTGAGCAACCAGAATTAAAAGATATTACCCCCGCTTCATCACCGTCATCTAAGATCCCAAACCCCTCCAGCATGGGAATTCTAGAGGCAACAATTTACTTAGAATCTAGTGACAATTTAACTCATAAACTATATCTCGGTTCCCTTGCTAATCCAACATCTGGGACTATAATTCAACTTACTCTGTTACAACTATTTGATTTGGCAACTGCTTTAGATGAATATTCTGCTGATGTCATAACACTACCAAATCTCAAAAGAGAGAGTTCGATTTCCAGTTTACCAAGTTGGACTCCTATAGCTGCAATGTTAGCATTAGCTGTGGGTTTAACTCCCTTAACTTGGCAATATGCCAACAGCATCAAGCAAAATCAGCAGCAGACAGCTAAAAATCCCACTTCAACCACAGAAAATGCTGCTCTCGAATCCTCACCCCCACTTAATTTAACTACCCCTCAACCAGGTGTCACTCCCCCAGGTAGTAGTGATATTATGCCGCTACCCAATTTAGATCCCCCCCCTCCACCTGTCGATCCTAGTCTGGTAAAAACGCCTCTTTCCTTCCCCAATTCCACTGTCCCGGACACATCTGGCACATCCCAAGAAAATGCACTGACAATACCGCAAACAACCAAGCCGATTATTCCTAGTAATCTACAAATCCCATCAACAACACCCAGTTCCCAACAAAACTCTACAGGTGTGATTAGCCAAAGTGGTATTCCTTTTGGCACAGGTCAGAATTTGCCTTCGGGAAATACCAGCAATATCTCTTCCATCCCTGACTCTATTATTACCTTACCTGATCAAATTCCCAGTCAGATTCCTCCGAAAATAACCTCTCAACCAGAGTCACAACAATTGAATCGAGGTGCTACTTCTGCAACCAAAACTCCTGCGATCGCAAGTGATGATGATTTAGTGGCAAAATTGCGAGCAACAAGAAATGCACCATTCCCTACAGAGGTTGCAACTGAGGAAAACAAATTATTTGATATACCTCAATCAGCAGAAGCCAGAGAGTATTTGCAAAAGAATTGGCGGCCACCTGCGGGTTTTTCTCAAACACTAGAGTATAGCCTAATGTTGGGTGTAGACGGCTCTATTGAGCGCATTTTGCCTTTGAATCGAGCCGCTAGAGAATATATTGATAACACAGGTATGCCACAAATTGGAAAACCCTTTGTTTCTACTAACAAAGCTGGGCAAAATCTCAAACTACGAGTTGTATTCAGTCCAGATGGCAAGGTGCAAACTTTTCCAGAAACGCCATAA
- a CDS encoding DUF3038 domain-containing protein, which translates to MLKVMQSAANSATPNSQWEELSQFTTPHSVQWENIKTQLDLVLLALETLTGIGSEAMLSAAINLNLESRVPDRVALWRLRQSNPIRKGQGGRKKLDVEEARSLVLITCYLAKQHQELIRRAVGLLEKIAANNQEPHQNALLGDYIDAFCNTYQERMEEDEKISTDLLTNLAIKLLVDLLFYSAPSGHRRLWLTLLDRSTK; encoded by the coding sequence ATGCTAAAAGTTATGCAATCGGCCGCCAATTCAGCCACACCGAATTCCCAGTGGGAGGAGTTAAGCCAGTTTACAACCCCACACTCAGTTCAATGGGAGAATATTAAAACCCAGTTAGATTTGGTGTTGTTGGCACTAGAAACTTTAACGGGCATTGGTTCTGAGGCTATGCTCTCGGCAGCCATTAATTTGAATTTAGAGTCAAGAGTCCCAGACCGCGTAGCTTTATGGCGACTGCGCCAATCTAACCCTATACGCAAAGGTCAAGGAGGGCGAAAAAAACTGGATGTAGAAGAGGCGCGATCGCTAGTTCTGATTACCTGCTATCTTGCCAAACAGCACCAGGAGTTAATTCGCCGTGCTGTTGGGTTATTAGAAAAAATAGCCGCAAACAATCAGGAACCTCATCAAAATGCTTTACTGGGAGATTATATCGATGCTTTCTGTAACACCTATCAAGAACGGATGGAAGAGGATGAAAAAATATCCACAGATTTGCTAACCAACTTAGCAATAAAACTGCTGGTAGATTTACTATTTTATAGCGCCCCTAGTGGACACCGTCGTCTGTGGCTAACACTGCTGGATCGTTCCACAAAATAA